From one bacterium genomic stretch:
- a CDS encoding nitrous oxide reductase accessory protein NosL, with translation MLRKSMLVIALVLMPLRAALAADADIEKHKACKFCGMEREKWNFSRVYLEYDDGSTEGTCSIHCAAVDLAVNLDKAPKTIWVADYTTKQLLDAEKAVWVVGGKKQGVMTKRAKWAFGDKAAAEAFVKENEGALASFDEAVKGAYQDMYEDTKMIRERRAAKRKAAAEQKAMGAAPAK, from the coding sequence ATGCTCAGGAAATCCATGCTCGTGATCGCGCTCGTACTCATGCCGCTGCGCGCGGCCCTCGCCGCGGACGCGGACATCGAGAAGCACAAGGCCTGCAAGTTCTGCGGCATGGAGCGCGAGAAGTGGAACTTCAGCCGCGTCTACCTCGAGTATGATGACGGGAGCACCGAGGGGACGTGCAGCATCCACTGCGCCGCGGTGGACCTGGCGGTGAACCTCGACAAGGCGCCGAAGACCATCTGGGTCGCCGACTACACCACGAAGCAGCTCCTCGACGCCGAAAAGGCGGTCTGGGTCGTGGGGGGCAAGAAGCAGGGCGTGATGACCAAGCGCGCCAAGTGGGCCTTTGGCGACAAGGCGGCCGCCGAGGCGTTCGTCAAGGAGAACGAGGGGGCGCTGGCGAGCTTCGACGAGGCCGTCAAGGGCGCCTACCAGGACATGTACGAGGACACGAAGATGATACGGGAGCGGCGCGCCGCCAAGCGCAAGGCCGCCGCGGAGCAGAAGGCGATGGGGGCGGCGCCGGCCAAGTGA
- a CDS encoding FtsX-like permease family protein, protein MGVWAERQRNVLDFALASLLRRRGKNLALLAVYTAVVFLVASAMFLLSALRREAALVLAEAPDVVVQRLVAGRMDLVPAAYAERLRGVRGVSAARPRLWGYHYDPARQATFTLMVPGQGAPQEGTVVLGAAAARLKGTAVGRPLSLRAHDGSTRTLTVAWILEAESELVAADLLLLAEADFRAITGIPSGSATDIVLTVPNARERETVAAKIARDLPDTRSVIREQVQRTYDAVFGWRGGMVTVLLAGALFAFVIFAWDRASGLPAEERREIGILKAVGWETADVILLKAWEGAAVSVTAFLTGTLLAYAHVFFLSGTLFARVMKGWSVLYPDFRLVPAIDPYEVATLLVLTVLPYAAATVLPAWRAATVDPDAVMRS, encoded by the coding sequence GTGGGCGTCTGGGCTGAACGGCAGCGCAACGTCCTCGACTTCGCGCTCGCGTCGCTGCTGCGCCGGCGCGGGAAGAACCTCGCTCTGCTCGCCGTCTACACCGCCGTCGTCTTCCTGGTGGCCTCGGCGATGTTCCTGCTCTCCGCCCTGCGGCGCGAGGCGGCGCTCGTGCTCGCGGAGGCCCCGGACGTGGTCGTCCAGCGCCTCGTGGCGGGCCGGATGGACCTGGTGCCCGCGGCCTACGCGGAGCGGCTGCGGGGCGTGCGCGGCGTGAGCGCGGCGCGTCCCCGCCTCTGGGGTTACCACTACGACCCTGCGCGCCAGGCGACGTTCACCCTCATGGTGCCGGGGCAGGGGGCGCCGCAGGAGGGGACGGTCGTCCTCGGCGCCGCCGCGGCGCGCCTGAAGGGGACGGCGGTCGGCCGGCCGCTGTCGCTGCGCGCCCACGACGGCTCCACCCGCACCCTCACCGTCGCCTGGATCCTCGAGGCCGAATCGGAGCTGGTCGCCGCCGACCTGCTCCTGCTCGCCGAGGCGGACTTCCGGGCGATCACGGGCATCCCTTCGGGGAGCGCCACCGACATCGTCCTCACCGTGCCGAACGCGCGCGAGCGCGAGACCGTGGCCGCCAAGATCGCCCGGGACCTGCCCGACACGCGCAGCGTCATTCGGGAACAGGTGCAGCGGACCTACGACGCCGTCTTCGGCTGGCGCGGCGGGATGGTCACGGTGCTGCTCGCCGGGGCGCTCTTTGCGTTCGTCATCTTCGCCTGGGACCGGGCGTCGGGCCTGCCGGCGGAGGAGCGCCGCGAGATCGGCATCCTCAAGGCCGTGGGGTGGGAGACCGCGGACGTCATCCTGCTCAAGGCGTGGGAGGGCGCGGCGGTGTCCGTCACGGCCTTCCTCACCGGCACGCTGCTGGCCTACGCGCACGTGTTCTTCCTCTCGGGGACGCTCTTTGCGCGGGTGATGAAGGGCTGGTCCGTGCTCTACCCCGACTTCCGGCTCGTGCCGGCGATCGACCCCTACGAAGTCGCCACGCTGCTGGTGCTGACCGTGCTCCCCTACGCGGCGGCGACCGTGCTCCCCGCCTGGCGGGCGGCGACGGTGGACCCGGACGCGGTCATGCGGTCGTAG
- a CDS encoding ABC transporter ATP-binding protein, producing MIEVREVRKVFNEGGANEFVALDGVSLSLAADGVTVLRGPSGSGKTTLLSLVGCMARPTAGRISLDGREVSGLPERFLTAVRRATFGFVFQQLHLVRGIDVLENVMLPAYPLGVPRARLRERALELLARLDLAGRAGARVEWLSGGEAQRVAIARALVNDPPIVIADEPTAHLDTRLSREFMDVVARLKGEGRRFIIASHDPLVFESPVADRVVAMRDGRLEAPGA from the coding sequence ATGATCGAGGTGCGCGAGGTCCGCAAGGTGTTCAACGAGGGGGGCGCCAACGAGTTCGTCGCCCTCGACGGCGTGAGCCTCTCGCTCGCGGCCGACGGCGTCACCGTGCTCAGGGGGCCGAGCGGCTCGGGCAAGACGACGCTGCTCTCCCTGGTCGGCTGCATGGCGCGGCCGACTGCGGGGCGGATCAGCCTCGACGGCCGGGAGGTCTCGGGGCTGCCGGAGCGGTTCCTCACGGCGGTGCGCCGGGCGACGTTCGGGTTCGTCTTCCAGCAGCTGCACCTGGTGCGGGGGATCGACGTCCTGGAGAACGTGATGCTCCCCGCCTACCCGCTCGGCGTCCCGCGGGCGCGGCTGCGGGAGCGGGCGCTCGAGCTGCTTGCGCGCCTGGACCTCGCCGGGCGCGCCGGCGCGCGCGTCGAGTGGCTCTCGGGCGGGGAGGCGCAGCGGGTGGCGATCGCACGGGCGCTCGTCAACGACCCGCCGATCGTCATCGCGGACGAGCCGACCGCCCACCTGGACACGCGGCTCTCGCGGGAGTTCATGGACGTCGTCGCCCGGCTCAAGGGCGAGGGGCGGCGCTTCATCATCGCGAGCCACGACCCGCTGGTCTTCGAATCGCCGGTCGCGGACCGGGTCGTCGCCATGCGCGACGGCCGCCTCGAGGCGCCCGGCGCGTGA
- a CDS encoding nitrous oxide reductase accessory protein NosL: MTALRAKVAAVTGALALAVAAAAGAQQPATGFVRPGRGEKCPVCGMLVYKYPDWVAELVFADGGREVFDGAKDLFRYWLDMRSFGGRRAQRDVAAVFVTDYYALEPVDAKSAFYVIGSDVYGPMGKEFIPFARRADAEEFLRDHGGSRIVAFGDAAAELPALLE; this comes from the coding sequence GTGACGGCCCTTCGAGCGAAGGTGGCGGCCGTCACGGGTGCGCTGGCGCTCGCGGTGGCCGCCGCGGCGGGCGCACAGCAGCCCGCCACCGGCTTCGTCAGGCCCGGCAGGGGCGAGAAGTGCCCGGTCTGCGGCATGCTCGTCTACAAGTACCCGGACTGGGTCGCGGAGCTGGTCTTCGCCGACGGCGGGCGCGAGGTCTTCGACGGCGCCAAGGATCTCTTCCGGTACTGGCTCGACATGAGGTCGTTCGGCGGCCGGCGGGCCCAGCGCGACGTCGCGGCGGTTTTCGTGACGGACTACTATGCGCTCGAGCCGGTCGACGCGAAGTCGGCGTTCTATGTGATCGGCAGCGACGTCTACGGGCCGATGGGAAAGGAGTTCATCCCGTTTGCGCGGCGCGCCGACGCCGAGGAGTTCCTGCGCGACCACGGCGGCAGCAGGATCGTGGCCTTCGGGGACGCGGCCGCGGAGCTGCCGGCCCTGCTGGAGTAA